The genomic window GGAGGATCGACACTGCACGGTCCATTCCACTGTTCGATCCCGACGACGGCGGCGACGCGGCTCGCTGTCTGGTGCTGTTGGAGTCTCCGGGGCCGAAAACGATACGTCCGGGCGGGACCAACATGTGTTCGTTCGACAATCCAGATCGAACGAACCCCGTGCTGAAATCGGTGTTCGCCGACGCGGGTATCGACCGGGTGCAGTGCGTCAAGTGGAATATTGTGCCGTGGGCAGTGCTCGATGACGCCGGTCATCCGGTATCGCCGACGGCATCCGTTCTCGGTGAGGCGGGCCCATATGTCGGCGAGCTTATGGCCTTGCTGCCGAAACTGGAGGTGGTTTTCGTTCTTGGTGCGAAGGCTCTCGATGGCTACATGCGCGTCATCACTGCATCTGCTCCCACCCGCCTCCTCCCGGTGATAGCGGCACCGCACCCCTCGGCTCGCAACGCACACGCACCGGCGGCTGCTCGCCAGCGGTTGATCAACGCAGCACTGTCGGTCGCAACGCACCTGGAGAAGGCACCTGAACCCCGCACTGTGCTGAGGTAGGGCGGATCGTGCTGCTGCTGCCTCCGACCGGTCAGTCCTGGTGGGGCTGGCGTTCGCCGGTGTCGGTGTCGATGTCGATCACCTCGTCCGGGCTGTCGGGGTGGTACTGGATGATGTGTGGTTCGGCGGCACCCCGGCGTGCACCGTCTCGATATGAGAACCAACATCCCGCGAACAGCACCACTGTCACGATCGCTGCGACGACGGTCCAGCCCTCGAACCCGCCGGCGAGGGCCGTGAGAAAGGCCCCCGCAGCAGCTGTTCCCGCCATCAGCAACAGCCAGGTCAGATAATTTTCGGTGACTCGTGCCCAGACGCGTCCGCGGCTGCCCCGTCTCGGGGTATCGGAAGTCGGTGTGTCTGCATTCGGTGTGTTCATCGTGATCGTGAGTCCTTTCCGGGGTCAGTGGTCGATTGGATCAACGCTGTTCGTTCGGTATCAGCGTTCCGAGTGGGTACTACCCGGCGGTCGGTTCAGCTGGGTTGAAAAAGTTTTCCTTGCACGCTGCCGCGGAGAGTGTGGGCGGCGACTGTGCCCCAGGCTGCGAGCAAGGCCGCATACAGTCCGATTGCAAGGGCCTCGACCGCGGCCGACCCCAGAGCGCCGCCGAGGGCAGTGGCACCGGTGACGCAGGTGCCGATGGGGAAGGTGAACGACCACCAGGTCAGTGAGAATGTCAGTCCCTTCTGGGCGGCATGGATGGTGAGGGCGGTTGCGAGGGTGAACATCAAGACGCCGAAGCCGCCCATCGTCAGTCCGTACAGAATGCCGAACACGTGCAGGCCGGTTGCGACGGAGGCGGTCTCGCCGGTGAACACCAAGGGTGCATCGTTGCCGAGCAGGTTCGCGGCGGTGATCGATTGACCGATCATGCCGAGGGTGATCCACACCGTCGGTGCTGCCTGGACCGGCGGGATTCCGCCGTGGACGAGCCGTCCGTAGATGAGCGTCATGGTCAGCATTCCGATGATCAGTGACAGCCCGAACATCGCGTAGCAACCGGACAGCATGGCCAGGCGCCATTGCCCATCCGCGATATGAGGGAGCAGCAGCGCACCGGTGGAGGCGGACACCATCGGCGGTACGACGGGCATCAACCACGCCGGGAGTGCGACGGCGGTCTGGTGATCGTGGGCGGTGATCATCAGGTAGGGCACGAGAATGCTGGTGATCAGCCCGAGGGCTGTGCCAGCGGTCCACAGGACGGCAAAAATCACGGTTGCGGGCGCCGCTCCGATGACGTCTTTGCCCAGCAGCATCGTCCCGGCACCGACGGTCAGCAGCGCCATGGGGGGTGCGCCGTAGAACTGCACCATCACCGGATGCGCGGCGTGCTCACGCGCATACTGCCGGTGTCGGATCCAGTGCACTGCGAAGGCACCGGAGAGTGTGATCAAGGCGACCGACGCTGCGATCCACACGATCGTTGCGAACACGTGCAGTCCGGGGATGTGGGCGGGCAGGGTGGCGGCGGCGTTGGCGACGATACCGGTGCCCATGACCGAGGCGAACCAGTTGGGGGTGATGTGTTCGAAGATCTGGCTCGGGTGGTCGAGGTCGGAGAGCACCGGCCACTTGCGCGGCCGCTCGGTATCGTCGCCGCGCCGAGACGTGATGGAGGAGCGGTGCAGAGCTGTCGTGGTCATGACTTCCAGCGTCCTCGCACACAGTCGTCACCGGTAGACACCGATTACCTGGCCGGTCCCAACCTCAGGTTATGACTGCGGGGATTTGAGGGCGACGACGAGCAGGTCGCTCGACGGTCCTCGCAGTTCACGGCCCGCGGGCCACACGGCACGCAGGAACCGGCGCAGGTCGAGCCCCTCTGTGTGAACGCGGGCCAGCGTTCCGGCGGCGATCTCGGCGGATACCGCGAGGGAGCTGAGTACGGCCGGTGCGAGGCCGCCGATGACGGCAGCTTTGATGGCAGTGGTGGAGGACACCTCGAGCAGTGGCGCGGCGAGTGGGCCCGCAGTCCGGAGCGCACGTTCGAGCGCGAGACGTGTGCCGGACCCGGGTTCGCGGGTGACCAGCGGTGTCGCGGCCAGTTCGCTCGCCGTGATCGTTCGTCGAGCCCATTGATGATCGGGGGCGACGACGACGACGAGTTCGTCGCGGGCAACGTCCTTCGAGTGGAGTCCGCTGGGCAGATCGGGGCTTTCGACGAATCCGATGTCGGCGCGGCCGTCGAGCACCGATGCGGCTACGTCGACAGAGTTTCCGGAGGTGAGAGTCGGTGTGATGGAAGTGTCGTGGGAGCGCAGTGTGATGAGCCATCGCGGTATGAGGTATTCGGCGATGGTGAGGCTTGCGGCGATACGAATGTGGCTGTGGCGGTCGGTGCGCAGCATTGCGATGCTCGTGGCGAGCTCGGCGGCTTCGGCGATGACGCGCTCGGCCCAGCCGGCGACCAGTTCGCCGGTTGCGGTGAGGGTGGCACCTCGCTGCCCGCGATGCAGGAGTGCTACCCCGATGCGGCTTTCGAGTGCTTTCAGGCGTGCGCTCGCCGCTGGCTGCGACATGTCATGCGCCTCCCCTGCGCGTCCGATGCTTCCCAGCTCGGCGACGGACAGCAATAATTCGTAGCTGATCAGGTCGGTCACATGGGTCGGCAGGGGCACGGTGCCAGCGTAGAGACTGCAGTCGTAGCGGGCGCGGAGCCCACAGGCGCGTTTGCCGGAAAAGTCCCCATTCGATGCTCAATGCTCGCGGGAAGTGGAACGGGGTCGCGGCACTGGATCCCGTGGTTCGTTCACCCTCACTGACGCCACCTGCTTTTATCCAGTTCTCGTCACCCAGGATTGCCTTGGTTCGTGCGAGTTGTTTCGAACTTCACCGGTGCTCTCGCAGCGTGAGCTGGGACAAGGCAGGGGATGAGTCGGACGTAGGCGACCATTCCGATCAGCTCCACCAGTGTCTGCGTCACCACGACCACGGCAGCAAGAGACAGTGCTGGTGGCAGCGCGAGCGCCAGCGGCAGAACGACCAACGAATTTCGGGTGGCACCGGAGAAGATCAAGGCCCGAGCGTCCGGGACGTCCAGGCGGGTCACTCTGGCCGTCGCCCATCCGACAACCGCCATGATGACCAGGAACGCGACGAAGATCGGCACCGCGGCAAACAGCTGGGAGCCTTCGGAGCGGACTGCGTCGATCTGCGACGCCACGACGACGGCAAGAGTGGCCATCATGACCGGCACCATCGCCGCGGCCATCACATCCATGATCTGGGTGCCGATACGCCGACGACGCGCAAGTGCTTGCGTCAGGGCCGCCAACACCAGAGGAACAACGATCAACAGCACGAACGCTTCGACGAACGGTGCAATGTCGATGATCTCCACCAGCTCGGACCCGACGAACAACCACAGGTAGAGCGGCAGGAACGCGATCTGCAACAACATCAACAGCGGCGCGCTCGCGAGGAGCCGTTCCGACGCTGCACCGGCCAACCCACTGAAGACGATGACGTAGTCGATGCAGGGAGCCAACAACACCAACAGCACACCGACGAGTACCGCCTGATCAGCAGCAACGAACCGGGTCAGAGCGAATACGACGATTGGAACGAGCACGAAATTCAGTACTACGACGCTGAGCAAGAATGTGCCGTCGCGCAGCGATGCGCCGATGGCGGAGAACGGAACCGCGAGGAACGTAGCGTAGAGCAACACGATCAGTACCGGATTGATAGCAATCTCGAACGCATGCGCCGACGACGGCGCACCCAAACCGACACCGCCACCGATGAGCAGGGCCAGCAGGTAGAGCGGGATCTGGAACTTCTCCAGCCACGCCACCACCGAGGTGGTGCTCGATATGTTCATGCGGTGCCCACCGCGGTGTTCGCTGAGATCAGCCAGGTGCAGTCCGGATTGCATGGCGTCGGCGCGTCGGGTGTGTCCCCGAGCCGGGCCAGCGCGTCGGTCAAACTCTCACGCAGAGCGGTCAATTGAGCGATCGATTCGTTGGCGTGCGCGATGTGGGACTCGATGGCGGGGCCGAGTTCGGCTTTGACTGCTGCGCAGGAGTCTTTCTCCCAGACACGAAGGAGAAGTTTGATCTCCGGCAGCGACAGGTTCAGGCTCTTGGCGGCGGTGATGAACGCCAAGCGTTGCCGAGCGCGGTCGTCGTAAACGCGGTAACCGTTCGCCGAACGGTCCGCCGGGAGCAGGCCCTCGCTTTCGTAGAACCGTAGCGTGGTCGCCGGGACGCCGGTCGCCGATGACAGCTGTGAAATGCGCAGAGCGGACATGCGCACGAGGATAAACCTTCGAGTCGGGTGGAAGGTCAAATCCTTGACCTTCCACGCAGGTGCTGGGGCTAACGTCGGGCCATGTTCCCAGCGAGACCGCGCCCGGACGTCCGGGCGCTCATCCGTCTAGACCTGACGCCTCTCAGCGAGATGAAGGCCCCGTCGGCGTGCACGCTCTCAACGGCTGACCAACCTGAGGGTATCGAGTTGTGGGCAACGATCCTCACCTGCGCTACCAGCCGCGGACGGTCGACGGCGGACTTGTATTCACCTTCCCGTCACGTAGTGCTCGGAGTCGGAGTGGGTCCGCGATCAGTCGGGTGAGGCTGCCTGAGGGGTCGGTCCGAGCCGGACATTGACCCAGTGTCGGACCGGAGGGATCGACCACATGGTCCACAGTGCGAGGAGCGCAGTGCTGGCGGCAAGAATGCTCGCGGCGACGTCGAGCGGGAAATGTACGCCGAGGTACAGCCGGGAGGCAGCGACGGCGAGCGCGAACAGCACTGATGTCGTGCGGGCCAACCGCCGGACAATTACGTGCGCCCGAGCGGTGAGCAGGACCACAAGCCCGATCATGGCCGCAGCCACCGCTGTATGTCCAGACGGGAACGACCACACGGTGTCGGGAGGAATCAGCCAGAACCGTTGCGGGGGACGGGGTTCGCGGATGCTGTATTTCGCGATTGTCGACACGACGAGGGTAGATGCCATCACTGCCAGGGCCCATGCCGCGTCGACCCGTCGGCCTCTCCACGTGAGCCATGCGGCGATACCGATCGCCACCACGATTCCGACGACCGGTTGTGCGCAGTCCGTGACAAATTCGGCGAGGGCAGTGGCCCAGCCGGCGCGATGAAGGGCGATACGGTCGTGGAACCGCAGACCCGCCTCTGTCACAGCAGTGGTGGAGGCGAGAGTGCCGGCGGCGAGCAGTGCGGCAAATGCGAGCAGAGCGGCGGCAAACGGCCGAATCCACGGACGAGCAGGAAACATAGGTGACTTTCCTTGGTTGGGTTGCGTGGGATGGACGGTGGGGTGCCAGGTGCGGCGACGACCGGTGGCGAGTAGGGCGGCCACTGCGATGACCTGGATTGCGGGAACGACGGTGAGCGACGCGGGAATCGAATGTCGTAGAGCAGATCGGTTTTCGGCTGGGGAACGGATGGCTTTGCCGCTCCGTTCGTCGATCACGAGAACGCAGACGCGCCAGTGCGCCGGCGATCCAGAGGAAGTGCACGGCGATGACGGGGTGGGCGTAACCGGAAACGTCGACGCCCAGAAGCGGCGGCTTGGTGTATGCCACCGGGCCGGAGACCGAGCGCACCATCAGCGCTGCGACCTCGTCGGATGCGGTGACCACACCCCGACGACGAAGGCGGTAGCCCCCCGCGAGGCGAGGGGGCCGGTGATCGAGCGGGCACCTTCGTAGACGAAGTCCGCGAGCATGCTGACCGTCCCGAACGCGACAACGAACCGACACGCCCCCCATCGATGGTCGTGGCGGTTCGGTGGATTTCTTTCTGGAAGCGCGCGGCGGGAACCCGGTGCGGCGGATGGGTCACCGGCGTGTTTGGGCTGCGTCACTATGCTGCCTATCGGTAGCGGGGACGAGGAGGACCGGGCGGTGGGCGTGGCGGGCGAGTGTCGCGGACACCGATTCGCCGACGGCCCTCTCCACCAGTGACATCATCCCGCCGCGGGTGGTACCGATGATGATCATCAGGGCGTCGTTGGCGTCGGCGATCGTGGTCAACAGTCGAGCCGGGTTGCCCCGCCTCGAGTAGAACGCCCAGTTCCCGGGGATGGCGGCCAGCATCGCGCATGCCTCGCGGCGCTCTTGTTCGACAGCGTCGGCGATGCGTTGTTCCCAGTCGTCGCTGTCCGGGTCGATCGGCAGGTCATCGGTGTCGACGATGTGCGCTACATGCAGGAACGCGTTCAGTCGACCGGCAAGGTCCATCGCGTAGGTCAAGGCAGCGTGGCTTGCTGGGTGCCGGTCGAACCCCACGACCAGGTGGCACACCGGTTCTACCGAGGCGGCGGGGCCGTCCACCTGTAGCGGAGCGCGCCAGTCCCCTAGGTCGTCGCAGGAGGCGTGGCTGGGATCGTCCTCGGTCATTGTTTTCTCCTCATATTGTTTTCTCCTCATACGGAAGCCAGGACGAGACCGGCACCGCCGGCGACGACAGTCACCAGCAGGGTGCCGACCGCGTTCAACACGCCAGCGATGTACTTCTGACGTTGGATCAGCCGCACCGTCTCGAAACTGGCGGTGCTGAAGGTGGTGTACCCGCCGCAGAAACCGATGCCCACGATCAGCTGAAGTTCCTGGGGTAGTCCGTGGAAAAGGATCAGTCCGGTGACGAATCCGAGGAGCAGTGATCCGGTCACGTTGATGATCGCTGTCGCCCAGGGAAAATCCGACGCCCGGCGGTGCCTGATGGCCCCGTCGAGCACAAAACGGACGATCGCCCCTGCACTGCCCGCGCAGGCGATCCAGAGTGTCGTCATTGTGTTGCCTCCGCGGGCCGTGTCCGCAGTCGCGCGGCGATCGCGATTCCGGCGGTGGTGGCGACCAGACCCACCAGTACGGTGCCGGCCGCGTAGCTGCCGGCGGCCCACCACTGATGGCTGCGCAGAAACAGATCGGTATCGACGGCCAGTGTGCTGTAGGTAGTGAACGAACCGAGCATCCCGGTGCCCACCAACAGCCGGACCCGCTGCCGCCACCCTGTGTCCGGGCCCAGGCGAGCCAATCCCTCCAGCAGCATTCCGAGCAGGAACGCCCCGACGATGTTGATAGCGAAGGTCGTCACCGGCCAGCCACTCGCGGCAGAGGAACACCACAGTCCGAGTTGGTATCGGAGCGGGGCCCCGACCAATCCACCGACACCGACGGCGGCGATCGCGGACGCTCGCGCATGCAGCGGGCTTGGGGGCGCACTGTCGGGATCGACCGGTAGGGTCGGATTCGGGTCGTGATGGCCGTTCATGGACAGACTCCTTCCACTCAGGGAAAGGAGCCATCAGCCCCAGGGTTGGGGCGGTTCAGACAACCCCCTACGGGGCGGTCTCGGCGGAGATCCATCGCCGGACACCACTATAGCCTGACCAGGGATCGACCCAAGCAGATCCGATGTACGTTCGAGATTCTCGGTCAGCAGGCCGAGGTGTCTATGTGCCAGCGCTGCAGCTCAACAACCGAACCCGGTTGTTGAGCTCGACTAACGGCCACGACGGCACCGGCCACGACGGCACCGGCCGTGCAACGGGTCGGATTGGACACCTGTGTTCGCGTATCAAGCCCGGTATTCCCGATCCGCCGACCACCGCGATCTTCTCAACACGGGTACGTGGCACACGGCGTCACCAAGACGCTGAACATTTCGCCGAACACAGCATTGTCGTCGAACTCAGAGCGGGCACCAGGCTCGGAACCGAGGTTCATTGCCACGCCGCATCGACACGCAGTCGACTAGACCACACTCGAACATGAACTGCGCCACCCAATTTAACCCCACTGCAGTAGGTCGAGAGTGAATCGGGATACTTCGAATCGAACGCATAGAACGTCTGGCGCACAAGCGCACTCAACATACCGGTGACGAGCTACGTCAAAGTCAAAGACTCCAAGGGAACACACACGACGTGTCGAGGGCAATCATGTTCACTGGTAGATCGAGGACTTTTCGATCACAGAAGCTGTTCTATATGGTGGTTGTACGCGTAGCTCGGCGGGATGAATGCTACTGACCGGCGCTCCCGTGTGGTGGGTAAGTGCAGTCGTCTTCTGAACTAGTGCAGTCGTCTTCTGAAACTGACATCCGCAGCAAGCATGGATAGGGTAGGCAGCATGACAGAAGGCGTGACAGAACCGGTACGGCAGTTTCGCACTGCGATTGTTCCCGCCGCAGGAATGGGAACCCGATTCCTGCCTGCAACCAAGACCGTCCCGAAAGAGTTGCTTCCGGTAGTCGACACTCCGGGAATCGAACTCGTCGCCGGAGAAGCGGCCGATTCGGGTGCGCAGCGCCTCGTGATCGTCACCTCCCCGGGTAAGGACGGCGTCGTCGCGCACTTCGTCGAGGACCTCGTCCTCGAGACCAAGCTCGAGAAGAGCGGCAAGCTCAAGATGCT from Rhodococcus sp. P1Y includes these protein-coding regions:
- a CDS encoding fluoride efflux transporter FluC; protein product: MNGHHDPNPTLPVDPDSAPPSPLHARASAIAAVGVGGLVGAPLRYQLGLWCSSAASGWPVTTFAINIVGAFLLGMLLEGLARLGPDTGWRQRVRLLVGTGMLGSFTTYSTLAVDTDLFLRSHQWWAAGSYAAGTVLVGLVATTAGIAIAARLRTRPAEATQ
- a CDS encoding LysR family transcriptional regulator, yielding MPLPTHVTDLISYELLLSVAELGSIGRAGEAHDMSQPAASARLKALESRIGVALLHRGQRGATLTATGELVAGWAERVIAEAAELATSIAMLRTDRHSHIRIAASLTIAEYLIPRWLITLRSHDTSITPTLTSGNSVDVAASVLDGRADIGFVESPDLPSGLHSKDVARDELVVVVAPDHQWARRTITASELAATPLVTREPGSGTRLALERALRTAGPLAAPLLEVSSTTAIKAAVIGGLAPAVLSSLAVSAEIAAGTLARVHTEGLDLRRFLRAVWPAGRELRGPSSDLLVVALKSPQS
- a CDS encoding universal stress protein; translated protein: MTEDDPSHASCDDLGDWRAPLQVDGPAASVEPVCHLVVGFDRHPASHAALTYAMDLAGRLNAFLHVAHIVDTDDLPIDPDSDDWEQRIADAVEQERREACAMLAAIPGNWAFYSRRGNPARLLTTIADANDALMIIIGTTRGGMMSLVERAVGESVSATLARHAHRPVLLVPATDRQHSDAAQTRR
- a CDS encoding phosphatase PAP2 family protein; translation: MIDERSGKAIRSPAENRSALRHSIPASLTVVPAIQVIAVAALLATGRRRTWHPTVHPTQPNQGKSPMFPARPWIRPFAAALLAFAALLAAGTLASTTAVTEAGLRFHDRIALHRAGWATALAEFVTDCAQPVVGIVVAIGIAAWLTWRGRRVDAAWALAVMASTLVVSTIAKYSIREPRPPQRFWLIPPDTVWSFPSGHTAVAAAMIGLVVLLTARAHVIVRRLARTTSVLFALAVAASRLYLGVHFPLDVAASILAASTALLALWTMWSIPPVRHWVNVRLGPTPQAASPD
- a CDS encoding arsenic resistance protein — encoded protein: MNISSTTSVVAWLEKFQIPLYLLALLIGGGVGLGAPSSAHAFEIAINPVLIVLLYATFLAVPFSAIGASLRDGTFLLSVVVLNFVLVPIVVFALTRFVAADQAVLVGVLLVLLAPCIDYVIVFSGLAGAASERLLASAPLLMLLQIAFLPLYLWLFVGSELVEIIDIAPFVEAFVLLIVVPLVLAALTQALARRRRIGTQIMDVMAAAMVPVMMATLAVVVASQIDAVRSEGSQLFAAVPIFVAFLVIMAVVGWATARVTRLDVPDARALIFSGATRNSLVVLPLALALPPALSLAAVVVVTQTLVELIGMVAYVRLIPCLVPAHAARAPVKFETTRTNQGNPG
- a CDS encoding MerR family transcriptional regulator; amino-acid sequence: MSALRISQLSSATGVPATTLRFYESEGLLPADRSANGYRVYDDRARQRLAFITAAKSLNLSLPEIKLLLRVWEKDSCAAVKAELGPAIESHIAHANESIAQLTALRESLTDALARLGDTPDAPTPCNPDCTWLISANTAVGTA
- a CDS encoding TDT family transporter, producing the protein MTTTALHRSSITSRRGDDTERPRKWPVLSDLDHPSQIFEHITPNWFASVMGTGIVANAAATLPAHIPGLHVFATIVWIAASVALITLSGAFAVHWIRHRQYAREHAAHPVMVQFYGAPPMALLTVGAGTMLLGKDVIGAAPATVIFAVLWTAGTALGLITSILVPYLMITAHDHQTAVALPAWLMPVVPPMVSASTGALLLPHIADGQWRLAMLSGCYAMFGLSLIIGMLTMTLIYGRLVHGGIPPVQAAPTVWITLGMIGQSITAANLLGNDAPLVFTGETASVATGLHVFGILYGLTMGGFGVLMFTLATALTIHAAQKGLTFSLTWWSFTFPIGTCVTGATALGGALGSAAVEALAIGLYAALLAAWGTVAAHTLRGSVQGKLFQPS
- a CDS encoding uracil-DNA glycosylase; amino-acid sequence: MTDDDVWSGKHARAHDAPVRSLNASVLRWRIDTARSIPLFDPDDGGDAARCLVLLESPGPKTIRPGGTNMCSFDNPDRTNPVLKSVFADAGIDRVQCVKWNIVPWAVLDDAGHPVSPTASVLGEAGPYVGELMALLPKLEVVFVLGAKALDGYMRVITASAPTRLLPVIAAPHPSARNAHAPAAARQRLINAALSVATHLEKAPEPRTVLR
- the crcB gene encoding fluoride efflux transporter CrcB — translated: MTTLWIACAGSAGAIVRFVLDGAIRHRRASDFPWATAIINVTGSLLLGFVTGLILFHGLPQELQLIVGIGFCGGYTTFSTASFETVRLIQRQKYIAGVLNAVGTLLVTVVAGGAGLVLASV